A portion of the Citrobacter rodentium NBRC 105723 = DSM 16636 genome contains these proteins:
- the accD gene encoding acetyl-CoA carboxylase, carboxyltransferase subunit beta, producing MSWIERIKSNITPTRKASIPEGVWTKCDSCGQVLYRAELERNLEVCPKCDHHMRMSARNRLHSLLDEGSLVELGSELEPKDILKFRDSKKYKDRLASAQKETGEKDALVVMKGTLHGMPVVAAAFEFAFMGGSMGSVVGARFVRAVEQALEDNCPLVCFSASGGARMQEALMSLMQMAKTSAALAKMQERGLPYISVLTDPTMGGVSASFAMLGDLNIAEPKALIGFAGPRVIEQTVREKLPPGFQRSEFLIEKGAIDMIVRRPEMRLKLASILAKLMNLPTPNPDAPREGVVVPPVPDQEPEA from the coding sequence ATGAGCTGGATTGAACGAATTAAAAGCAACATTACGCCCACCCGTAAGGCAAGCATTCCTGAAGGGGTGTGGACCAAATGTGATAGCTGCGGTCAGGTTTTATACCGCGCTGAGCTGGAACGTAATCTCGAGGTCTGCCCGAAGTGTGACCATCACATGCGCATGTCGGCGCGTAATCGCCTGCATAGTCTGCTGGATGAAGGTTCTCTTGTGGAGCTGGGTAGCGAACTTGAGCCGAAAGACATTCTGAAGTTCCGCGACTCCAAGAAGTATAAAGATCGTCTGGCTTCCGCCCAGAAGGAAACCGGCGAAAAAGACGCGCTGGTGGTCATGAAGGGTACGCTTCACGGTATGCCGGTCGTCGCCGCGGCGTTTGAGTTTGCCTTTATGGGCGGTTCTATGGGCTCTGTCGTCGGCGCGCGTTTCGTCCGCGCCGTTGAGCAGGCGCTGGAAGATAACTGCCCGCTGGTGTGCTTCTCCGCTTCCGGCGGCGCGCGTATGCAGGAAGCGCTGATGTCGCTGATGCAGATGGCGAAAACCTCTGCCGCGCTGGCCAAAATGCAGGAGCGCGGTCTGCCGTACATTTCCGTGCTGACCGACCCGACCATGGGCGGCGTTTCTGCAAGCTTCGCGATGCTGGGCGATCTGAATATCGCCGAGCCGAAAGCGCTGATTGGCTTTGCTGGTCCGCGCGTTATCGAACAAACCGTCCGTGAAAAACTGCCGCCGGGATTCCAGCGCAGTGAGTTCCTGATTGAAAAGGGCGCTATCGACATGATCGTTCGCCGTCCGGAAATGCGCCTGAAGCTGGCGAGCATCCTGGCGAAGCTGATGAACCTGCCGACGCCGAATCCGGACGCCCCGCGTGAAGGCGTGGTGGTGCCGCCGGTACCGGATCAGGAACCCGAGGCCTGA
- the truA gene encoding tRNA pseudouridine(38-40) synthase TruA — translation MSDQQQPVYKIALGVEYDGSKYYGWQRQNEVRSVQEKLEKALSQVANEPITVFCAGRTDAGVHGTGQVVHFETSALRKDAAWTLGVNANLPGDIAVRWVKAVPEDFHARFSATARRYRYIIYNHRLRPAVLAKGVTHYYEPLDAERMHRAAQCLIGENDFTSFRAVQCQSRTPWRNVMHINVSRHGAYVVVDIKANAFVHHMVRNIVGSLMEVGAHHQPESWIAELLAAKDRTLAAATAKAEGLYLVAVDYPDRFDLPRPPMGPLFLAD, via the coding sequence ATGTCGGACCAGCAGCAGCCCGTCTATAAAATTGCGCTCGGCGTTGAGTATGACGGCAGCAAATATTATGGCTGGCAGCGTCAGAACGAAGTGCGCAGCGTACAGGAGAAGCTGGAAAAAGCGCTCTCCCAGGTCGCCAACGAGCCGATTACCGTCTTTTGCGCCGGGCGGACCGACGCGGGCGTTCACGGCACCGGGCAGGTGGTGCATTTTGAAACCAGCGCGCTGCGTAAGGACGCCGCCTGGACGTTAGGCGTAAATGCGAATTTACCTGGTGACATTGCGGTGCGGTGGGTGAAAGCTGTACCGGAAGATTTTCACGCCCGGTTTAGCGCCACGGCTCGCCGTTATCGCTACATCATCTACAATCATCGGTTGCGTCCGGCGGTTTTAGCAAAGGGCGTCACGCACTACTACGAGCCGCTGGATGCGGAGCGGATGCACCGCGCGGCGCAGTGCCTGATTGGCGAGAACGACTTTACCTCGTTTCGCGCCGTGCAGTGCCAGTCGCGCACGCCGTGGCGCAATGTGATGCATATTAATGTCTCACGCCACGGCGCTTACGTGGTGGTCGATATCAAAGCGAATGCCTTTGTACATCATATGGTCAGGAATATCGTCGGTAGCCTGATGGAAGTGGGCGCCCACCACCAGCCGGAGAGCTGGATAGCAGAGCTGTTAGCGGCAAAGGACAGAACGCTTGCAGCGGCAACGGCGAAAGCGGAAGGGCTGTACCTGGTCGCGGTGGATTATCCCGATCGGTTCGACCTTCCCAGACCGCCTATGGGGCCGCTGTTTCTGGCGGACTAA
- a CDS encoding DedA family protein produces MDLIYFLIDFILHIDVHLAELVAEYGVWVYAILFLILFCETGLVVTPFLPGDSLLFVAGALASLPTNDLNVHVMVALMLIAAIVGDAVNYTIGRLFGEKLFSNPDSKIFRRSYLDKTHQFYEKHGGKTIILARFVPIVRTFAPFVAGMGHMSYRHFAVYNVIGALLWVLLFIYAGYFFGTIPLIQDNLKLLIVGIIVVSILPGVVEIIRHKRAASRVTK; encoded by the coding sequence ATGGACCTGATTTACTTTCTCATCGATTTTATCCTGCACATCGATGTGCACCTGGCGGAACTGGTCGCGGAGTATGGCGTGTGGGTTTACGCCATCTTGTTCCTGATTTTATTTTGTGAAACAGGTCTGGTGGTGACGCCTTTCCTGCCGGGCGATTCGCTGTTGTTCGTCGCTGGCGCGCTGGCCTCGCTGCCCACTAACGATCTTAACGTCCATGTGATGGTGGCGCTGATGCTGATTGCCGCGATTGTCGGCGATGCGGTGAACTACACTATTGGCCGTCTGTTCGGCGAGAAGCTGTTCAGCAACCCGGACTCAAAAATTTTCCGCCGCAGCTATCTCGATAAAACGCACCAGTTCTATGAAAAACACGGCGGCAAAACCATTATTCTGGCGCGGTTTGTGCCGATCGTCAGGACGTTTGCGCCGTTTGTGGCGGGAATGGGACATATGTCGTATCGCCATTTCGCCGTCTACAACGTGATTGGCGCGCTGCTGTGGGTACTGCTGTTTATCTATGCCGGTTACTTCTTCGGTACGATTCCGCTGATTCAGGATAACCTTAAGTTACTGATCGTCGGTATTATCGTGGTGTCGATTTTGCCGGGGGTAGTGGAAATCATCCGTCATAAGCGTGCCGCGTCGCGTGTAACAAAATAG
- a CDS encoding glycoside hydrolase family 127 protein encodes MMQSDVIEADLKRITITDPFLGEYQWLIRDVVIPYQWQALNDNIPQAEPSHALANYRIAAGLEKGEFYGMVFQDSDVTKWLEAVAWSLSQQPDAALEQTADEVIELLAKAQCDDGYLNTWYSVKEPGQRWTNLAECHELYCAGHLFEAAVAFFQATGKRRLLEIACRFADHIDAVFGPEQGQLRGYPGHPEIELALMRLYEVTQEPRYLALARFFLDERGRQPHYYDIEFEKRGGSWHWGGWGDAWMVKDKVYTHAHKPLSEQDQAVGHAVRSVYLLTGLAHVARMTHDEEKRQTCLRIWNNMVQRRMYITGGIGSQAIGEAFTSDYDLPNDTAYSESCAAIGLMMFARRMLEMEGDAHYADVMERAFYNTVLGGMALDGKHFFYVNPLETQPKCMAHNHIYDHVKPVRQRWFGCACCPPNIARTLVAIGHYLFTPRPDALFINFYAGSEAQFTVPDGELHLTIRGNYPWTGEAEIAMTHPHPVTHTLALRLPEWCDSPQIRVNGETAQGETIKGYLHLHRQWRQGDVITLLLPMRVKRVYASPRVRHTAGKVALQRGPLVYCLEEADNGSELHNLSLPSDSPLHEVAGSGVLQGKVLIQTEGLRVATPEEEAPLYSFDTPPTSVTKQTLTFIPWFSWANRGEGEMRVWVDEA; translated from the coding sequence ATGATGCAGTCTGATGTAATTGAAGCCGACCTGAAACGAATCACGATTACCGACCCCTTTTTAGGGGAATATCAGTGGCTGATTCGCGATGTGGTGATCCCTTATCAGTGGCAGGCGCTGAACGACAATATTCCGCAGGCGGAACCCAGCCACGCGCTGGCTAACTACCGCATTGCGGCAGGGCTGGAAAAGGGCGAATTTTACGGCATGGTTTTTCAGGACAGCGATGTGACCAAATGGCTGGAGGCGGTGGCCTGGTCTTTAAGCCAGCAGCCGGACGCCGCCCTTGAACAAACCGCCGACGAGGTGATTGAACTGCTGGCAAAAGCACAGTGCGATGACGGCTATCTCAACACCTGGTATAGCGTAAAAGAGCCGGGCCAGCGCTGGACCAACCTCGCCGAATGCCATGAGCTGTACTGCGCCGGTCATCTGTTTGAAGCGGCGGTAGCCTTTTTTCAGGCGACCGGAAAGCGCCGCCTGCTGGAGATCGCCTGCCGGTTTGCCGACCATATCGACGCCGTTTTCGGCCCCGAGCAGGGACAGCTACGCGGCTATCCCGGCCATCCGGAAATTGAGCTGGCGCTGATGCGCCTGTACGAAGTCACGCAGGAGCCGCGCTATCTGGCGCTGGCCCGTTTCTTTCTCGACGAGCGCGGCAGGCAGCCGCACTATTACGATATTGAGTTCGAAAAACGCGGCGGAAGCTGGCACTGGGGCGGCTGGGGCGATGCGTGGATGGTGAAAGACAAAGTCTACACCCATGCGCACAAGCCGCTGAGCGAACAGGATCAGGCGGTCGGCCACGCGGTGCGCTCGGTTTATCTGCTGACCGGGCTGGCGCATGTCGCCCGCATGACGCACGATGAAGAGAAGCGCCAGACCTGTCTGCGGATCTGGAATAACATGGTGCAGCGGCGGATGTACATCACCGGCGGGATTGGCTCCCAGGCGATCGGAGAAGCCTTTACCAGCGACTACGATTTACCTAACGATACCGCCTATAGCGAAAGCTGCGCCGCCATCGGCCTGATGATGTTCGCCCGCCGGATGCTGGAGATGGAAGGCGACGCGCACTACGCCGATGTGATGGAGCGCGCCTTCTATAACACGGTGCTCGGCGGGATGGCGCTGGACGGCAAGCATTTCTTTTATGTCAATCCGCTGGAAACGCAGCCGAAATGCATGGCGCACAACCATATTTACGACCATGTCAAACCGGTTCGCCAGCGCTGGTTTGGCTGCGCCTGCTGTCCGCCGAATATCGCCCGCACGCTGGTGGCTATCGGCCACTATCTCTTCACTCCGCGCCCGGATGCGCTGTTTATCAACTTCTACGCCGGTAGCGAAGCGCAATTTACCGTCCCGGACGGCGAACTGCATCTGACGATTCGCGGCAATTATCCGTGGACGGGAGAAGCAGAGATCGCCATGACGCATCCGCATCCGGTCACCCATACGCTGGCGCTGCGTCTGCCCGAGTGGTGCGATTCGCCGCAGATACGCGTCAATGGCGAAACGGCGCAGGGAGAGACGATTAAAGGCTATCTGCATCTCCATCGCCAGTGGCGACAAGGCGACGTCATTACCCTGCTGTTGCCGATGCGCGTTAAGCGCGTCTACGCCAGTCCGCGGGTGCGCCATACCGCCGGGAAAGTCGCGCTCCAGCGCGGACCGCTGGTTTACTGTCTGGAAGAGGCGGATAACGGCAGCGAGTTGCATAACCTTTCGTTGCCCTCTGACAGCCCATTGCATGAGGTTGCCGGAAGCGGCGTCTTACAGGGAAAAGTGCTGATTCAGACAGAAGGGCTACGCGTCGCCACTCCCGAAGAAGAAGCGCCGCTGTACAGCTTCGATACGCCGCCCACGAGCGTAACAAAACAGACGCTGACGTTTATTCCGTGGTTCAGCTGGGCGAATCGTGGGGAAGGCGAAATGCGAGTCTGGGTGGACGAGGCTTGA
- the cvpA gene encoding colicin V production protein — MVWIDYAIIAVIGFSCLVSLIRGFVREALSLVTWGCAFFVASHYYTYLSVWFSGFEDELVRNGIAIAVLFIATLIVGAVVNFVVGQLVEKTGLSGTDRVLGICFGALRGVLIVAAILFFLDTFTGLSKSEDWSQSRLIPEFSFIIRWFFDYLQSSSSFLPRA; from the coding sequence ATGGTCTGGATTGATTACGCCATTATCGCGGTGATTGGTTTTTCCTGTCTGGTTAGCCTGATCCGTGGCTTTGTACGTGAAGCGTTATCGTTGGTGACATGGGGTTGTGCTTTCTTTGTCGCCAGCCATTACTACACTTATCTGTCTGTCTGGTTTTCGGGCTTTGAAGATGAACTGGTTCGAAACGGGATTGCCATCGCGGTGCTGTTTATCGCGACGCTTATCGTCGGCGCGGTCGTCAACTTCGTTGTCGGGCAACTGGTTGAGAAAACCGGTTTGTCGGGCACTGACCGGGTGTTAGGGATCTGTTTTGGCGCTCTGCGTGGCGTGTTGATTGTCGCTGCCATTCTGTTCTTTCTCGATACCTTTACCGGATTGTCGAAAAGCGAGGACTGGAGCCAGTCGCGGCTGATCCCGGAGTTCAGTTTCATCATCAGATGGTTCTTTGACTATCTGCAAAGCTCGTCAAGTTTCTTGCCCAGGGCTTAA
- the folC gene encoding bifunctional tetrahydrofolate synthase/dihydrofolate synthase: protein MENKRIPQAASPLASWLSYLENLHAKNIDLGLERISQVAAKLNVLKPAPFVFTVAGTNGKGTTCRTLESVLMAAGYRVGVYSSPHLVRYTERVRIEGNELPESAHTASFAEIEAARGDISLTYFEYGTLSALWLFKQASLDVVILEVGLGGRLDATNIVDADVAVVTSIALDHTDWLGPDRESIGREKAGIFRAEKPAIVGEPEMPSTIADVAQEKGAWLQRCGVDWRYQVTGEGWRFSDAQGTLSDLPLPQVPQPNAATALAALRASGLPLSEKAIRDGIAGAILPGRFQIVSESPRVILDVAHNPHAAEYLTGRLKMLPKQGRVLAVIGMLHDKDIAGTLAWLKSVVDDWYCAPLEGPRGATAEQLLEHLGQGGVYDSVAQAWRAARADAKPEDTVLVCGSFHTVAHVMEVMDAGRIGGE, encoded by the coding sequence ATGGAAAACAAACGCATTCCTCAAGCCGCGTCGCCCCTGGCCTCGTGGCTTTCTTATCTGGAAAATCTGCACGCCAAAAACATCGACCTTGGGCTTGAGCGCATAAGCCAGGTGGCGGCGAAGCTGAACGTGCTGAAGCCTGCGCCGTTTGTCTTTACCGTCGCCGGAACCAACGGCAAAGGCACCACCTGCCGGACGCTGGAGTCGGTGCTGATGGCGGCAGGCTACAGGGTCGGCGTTTACAGCTCGCCGCATCTGGTGCGCTATACCGAGCGGGTGCGCATAGAGGGCAATGAACTGCCTGAATCTGCCCATACCGCTTCCTTCGCTGAAATCGAAGCGGCGCGCGGCGATATCTCTTTGACCTACTTTGAGTACGGCACCCTATCCGCGCTGTGGCTGTTTAAACAGGCCAGTCTCGACGTGGTGATACTGGAGGTCGGGCTGGGCGGTCGGCTGGACGCCACCAACATTGTTGATGCCGACGTCGCGGTAGTGACCAGCATTGCGCTGGATCACACCGACTGGCTGGGACCGGATCGCGAAAGCATTGGTCGCGAAAAGGCGGGGATTTTCCGGGCGGAAAAACCGGCTATCGTCGGTGAACCGGAAATGCCGTCGACCATTGCGGACGTCGCCCAGGAAAAAGGCGCCTGGCTTCAGCGCTGCGGCGTTGACTGGCGCTATCAGGTAACCGGCGAGGGCTGGCGTTTCAGCGACGCGCAGGGGACGTTAAGCGATTTACCGTTGCCGCAGGTGCCACAGCCGAATGCGGCGACCGCGCTGGCGGCATTGCGCGCCAGCGGCCTGCCGCTAAGCGAGAAGGCGATTCGCGACGGTATCGCCGGGGCGATTTTACCCGGACGCTTTCAGATAGTGAGCGAGTCCCCGCGGGTGATCCTGGATGTCGCGCATAATCCTCATGCGGCGGAATACCTTACCGGACGGCTGAAAATGTTACCGAAACAGGGGCGCGTGCTGGCGGTTATCGGTATGCTACACGATAAGGATATTGCGGGAACGCTGGCCTGGTTGAAAAGCGTGGTCGACGACTGGTATTGTGCTCCGCTGGAGGGGCCGCGTGGCGCAACCGCGGAACAACTGCTGGAACATCTGGGCCAGGGTGGTGTCTATGACAGCGTGGCGCAGGCCTGGCGCGCGGCGCGGGCTGACGCGAAGCCGGAAGACACCGTACTGGTGTGTGGCTCCTTCCACACGGTAGCACATGTCATGGAAGTGATGGACGCGGGGAGAATCGGTGGCGAGTAA
- a CDS encoding MFS transporter has product MATADSLDGEVQSVDSEERLSTREKIGYGLGDAGGHCISDLISGFLLFFYTDVFGLSPAIVGAMFFILRIFDAISDPIMGIVADRTRSRWGRFRPWLLWTAVPLGIIGILTFTVPDISPNMKIAWAFATYFLLSVGYTANNVPYCALINAITSCHDQVMSCQSWRFVLSGIAGFLVSVGLPWMVDLFGQGNLAKGYQYGVAVLCTIGMVLFLLCFFWVKERVPLSLAGQFTLREHLQGLRKNDQLLMMLVMSFLLVNILCIRGGGYMYFITYALQGSAGYMSLFFGIVTIAGIVGAMVVNPLSRRIDMVKLYFYTNITLVIFGLAMYFLPVGPGYQTLWLVCILINNVVLGFALPLHFSIMAFADDYGEWKNGVRSTGMNFAFNLFFIKLSWASSGGIISLILILVAYQPGLENQTAASIEGITALQSLVPAAFHLVLALCLLKCRLSGAMMQRIANDLHQRHSQLTRGIHDAV; this is encoded by the coding sequence ATGGCGACTGCCGACAGTCTGGATGGTGAAGTGCAGAGCGTGGATTCGGAGGAGAGACTCTCCACACGTGAAAAAATTGGCTATGGATTAGGAGATGCCGGAGGGCACTGCATCTCTGATTTAATCAGCGGCTTTTTGCTTTTTTTCTACACCGACGTATTTGGCCTGAGCCCGGCCATTGTCGGCGCGATGTTTTTTATTCTCAGGATTTTCGACGCTATTTCCGATCCGATAATGGGCATTGTAGCCGACCGAACCCGTAGCCGCTGGGGGCGCTTTCGTCCGTGGCTGCTATGGACTGCCGTGCCGCTCGGGATTATTGGCATTCTGACATTCACCGTCCCGGATATCAGTCCGAATATGAAAATCGCCTGGGCTTTCGCCACCTACTTCCTGCTCTCCGTGGGTTATACCGCCAACAACGTTCCCTACTGCGCGCTGATTAACGCCATTACCAGCTGCCACGATCAGGTGATGTCCTGCCAGTCCTGGCGGTTTGTGCTCAGCGGTATCGCCGGCTTTCTGGTGTCGGTCGGTTTGCCGTGGATGGTGGATCTGTTCGGCCAGGGCAACCTGGCGAAAGGCTATCAATACGGCGTAGCCGTGCTGTGCACCATTGGCATGGTGTTATTCCTGCTGTGCTTTTTCTGGGTAAAAGAGCGCGTGCCGCTATCGCTGGCCGGTCAGTTCACCCTGCGCGAACACCTGCAAGGGTTACGTAAAAACGATCAGCTGCTGATGATGCTGGTGATGTCCTTCCTGCTGGTCAACATCCTCTGTATTCGCGGCGGCGGCTATATGTATTTTATCACCTACGCTTTGCAGGGTAGCGCCGGGTATATGTCGCTGTTTTTTGGCATCGTCACCATCGCGGGCATAGTCGGAGCGATGGTGGTCAATCCACTCTCCCGCCGTATCGATATGGTGAAGTTATATTTCTACACCAATATCACGCTGGTGATTTTCGGCCTGGCGATGTACTTCCTGCCCGTCGGCCCCGGTTATCAGACGCTGTGGCTGGTCTGTATTTTAATCAATAACGTCGTGCTGGGATTTGCTCTCCCGCTGCACTTTTCCATTATGGCGTTCGCCGATGATTACGGCGAATGGAAAAACGGCGTGCGCTCCACAGGGATGAATTTTGCCTTCAACCTCTTTTTCATCAAGCTTTCCTGGGCCTCTTCCGGCGGCATAATCAGCCTGATTTTGATACTGGTCGCTTATCAGCCGGGGCTGGAAAACCAGACAGCCGCCTCGATTGAGGGCATTACCGCCCTGCAAAGCCTGGTGCCGGCGGCATTCCATCTTGTTCTTGCGCTATGCCTGCTCAAGTGCAGACTCAGCGGCGCCATGATGCAGCGCATTGCGAACGATCTTCACCAACGACATTCACAGTTAACCCGGGGGATACATGATGCAGTCTGA
- a CDS encoding LacI family DNA-binding transcriptional regulator — MVKKIRIKDIASASGVSLAAVSRALKGQPGLSEETRQRILAIAQAQGYDFSRLRNGKIKRLLFLLHRQHNIATALPFYSAVMLGVADACRENDVAMSFQPVGADEAVSELINLHQPDALICAGYMEPEVLDELRKTALPVVLVDLWAADFPCVNPDNYHGGFIATRHLIQQGRRRIAFLGQSQHHYSIRQRVEGYQQALLEAGLSLPDGYRVEMPPVKDIEQALTEGMNRLLALPQPPDAIFAYNDVAALVAMRVCAREGITIPQEMAIVGFDDIDAAAWTHPPLTTIAVNKRELGRDAFCLLQRDEGERNLLMPVRLIVRESSLSPALQRQP; from the coding sequence ATGGTAAAAAAGATCCGAATTAAAGATATTGCGTCGGCATCCGGCGTTTCCCTTGCCGCCGTCTCCCGGGCGTTAAAAGGGCAACCGGGTCTGAGCGAGGAGACCCGACAGCGAATCCTGGCGATTGCGCAGGCGCAGGGCTATGACTTTAGCCGCTTACGCAACGGAAAGATTAAGCGCCTGCTGTTCCTGCTTCATCGTCAGCACAATATCGCCACCGCCTTACCGTTCTATTCGGCGGTGATGCTCGGAGTGGCCGATGCCTGCCGGGAAAACGACGTGGCGATGAGTTTTCAACCCGTCGGCGCCGATGAGGCGGTCTCTGAACTGATTAATCTGCACCAGCCTGATGCGCTGATCTGCGCCGGATATATGGAGCCTGAAGTACTGGATGAGCTGCGCAAAACCGCTCTGCCGGTGGTGCTGGTCGATCTCTGGGCGGCAGATTTTCCCTGCGTCAATCCGGATAACTATCACGGCGGCTTTATTGCCACACGTCATCTGATCCAGCAGGGCAGAAGGCGGATCGCGTTTCTCGGGCAATCGCAGCATCACTACAGCATTCGTCAGCGCGTGGAGGGCTACCAGCAGGCGCTGCTGGAAGCCGGACTTTCACTGCCTGACGGGTATCGGGTAGAGATGCCGCCGGTCAAAGACATTGAGCAGGCGCTGACTGAAGGTATGAACCGCCTGCTGGCGTTACCGCAGCCGCCGGATGCGATTTTCGCTTATAACGATGTGGCGGCGCTGGTGGCGATGCGCGTCTGCGCGCGTGAAGGCATCACCATCCCGCAGGAGATGGCGATTGTCGGATTTGATGATATTGACGCGGCAGCCTGGACCCATCCGCCGCTTACCACCATCGCGGTAAACAAGCGTGAACTGGGGCGCGATGCGTTTTGTCTGCTCCAGCGCGACGAAGGGGAGCGGAACCTGCTGATGCCGGTACGGCTGATCGTCCGTGAAAGCTCATTGTCGCCGGCATTGCAACGGCAACCATAA
- the purF gene encoding amidophosphoribosyltransferase, producing MCGIVGIAGVMPVNQSIYDALTVLQHRGQDAAGIITIDANNCFRLRKANGLVSDVFEARHMQRMQGNMGIGHVRYPTAGSSSASEAQPFYVNSPYGITLAHNGNLTNAHELRKKLFEEKRRHINTTSDSEILLNIFASELDNFRHYPLEADNIFAAIAATNRQIRGAYACVAMIIGHGMIAFRDPNGIRPLVLGKRDIGDGRTEYMVASESVALDTLGFEFLRDVAPGEAVYITEKGQLFTRQCAENPVSNPCLFEYVYFARPDSFIDKISVYSARVNMGTKLGEKIAREWEDLDIDVVIPIPETSCDIALEIARILGKPYRQGFVKNRYVGRTFIMPGQQLRRKSVRRKLNANRAEFRDKNVLLVDDSIVRGTTSEQIIEMAREAGAKKVYLASAAPEIRFPNVYGIDMPTTNELIAHGREVDEIRQIIGADGLIFQDLNDLIEAVRAENPDIQQFECSVFNGVYVTKDVDQQYLDFLDSLRNDDAKAVQRQNEVENLEMHNEG from the coding sequence ATGTGCGGTATTGTCGGTATCGCCGGTGTTATGCCGGTCAACCAGTCGATTTATGATGCCTTAACGGTGCTTCAGCATCGTGGTCAGGATGCTGCTGGCATCATCACCATTGATGCGAACAACTGCTTCCGTTTGCGTAAAGCAAACGGCCTGGTGAGCGATGTATTTGAAGCCCGCCATATGCAGCGTATGCAGGGCAATATGGGTATCGGCCATGTGCGTTACCCAACGGCTGGCAGCTCCAGCGCCTCTGAAGCTCAACCTTTCTACGTCAACTCGCCGTACGGCATTACCCTTGCTCACAACGGCAACCTGACCAACGCCCATGAGCTGCGTAAAAAGCTGTTCGAAGAGAAGCGCCGCCATATCAATACCACCTCCGACTCTGAGATTCTGCTTAACATTTTCGCCAGCGAGCTGGATAACTTCCGCCACTATCCGCTGGAAGCCGATAACATTTTTGCCGCCATTGCCGCCACTAACCGCCAGATCCGCGGCGCCTACGCCTGCGTGGCGATGATTATCGGCCACGGGATGATTGCTTTCCGCGACCCGAACGGCATCCGTCCGCTGGTGCTGGGCAAGCGCGACATCGGTGATGGCCGTACCGAATATATGGTGGCGTCTGAAAGCGTGGCGCTGGATACGCTGGGCTTTGAATTCCTGCGCGACGTCGCGCCGGGCGAGGCGGTATACATCACCGAAAAAGGCCAGCTGTTTACCCGCCAGTGCGCGGAGAATCCGGTCAGCAACCCGTGCCTGTTCGAGTACGTTTACTTTGCCCGTCCGGACTCCTTCATTGACAAGATTTCCGTCTACAGCGCCCGCGTCAATATGGGGACGAAGCTTGGCGAGAAAATCGCCCGTGAATGGGAAGACCTGGACATCGACGTGGTGATCCCCATCCCGGAAACCTCCTGCGACATTGCGCTGGAAATTGCCCGTATTCTCGGTAAGCCGTACCGTCAGGGGTTTGTCAAAAACCGCTACGTGGGACGTACTTTCATCATGCCAGGTCAGCAGCTGCGCCGTAAGTCGGTGCGCCGCAAGCTGAACGCCAACCGCGCGGAGTTCCGCGATAAAAACGTCCTTCTGGTGGATGATTCCATCGTGCGCGGCACCACCTCGGAACAGATTATCGAGATGGCGCGCGAAGCCGGAGCGAAAAAGGTGTATCTGGCCTCCGCCGCGCCGGAAATTCGCTTCCCGAACGTTTACGGCATCGACATGCCCACCACCAACGAGCTGATCGCCCACGGTCGTGAAGTGGACGAGATTCGCCAGATCATCGGCGCAGACGGCCTAATCTTCCAGGATCTGAACGATCTGATCGAAGCCGTACGCGCCGAGAACCCGGATATTCAGCAGTTTGAATGCTCGGTATTTAACGGCGTGTACGTTACCAAAGACGTGGATCAGCAGTATCTTGATTTCCTCGACTCCCTGCGCAATGACGATGCCAAAGCGGTGCAGCGTCAGAACGAAGTGGAAAACCTTGAGATGCATAACGAAGGTTAA
- the dedD gene encoding cell division protein DedD — MASKFQNRLVGTIVLVALGVIVLPGLLDGQKKHYQDEFAAIPLVPKPGDRDEPDMMPAATQALPTQPPEGAAEEVRAGDAAAPSLDPSRYAATNNPDLAPAPVEQPRPKPVEKLKPKPQPQVEATPAPAAKPAAEKPAPTGKAYVVQLGALKNADKVNEIVGKLRGAGYRVYTVPSTPVQGKITRILVGPDASRDKLKGSLGELKQLSGLSGVVMGYSPN; from the coding sequence GTGGCGAGTAAATTTCAGAATCGTTTAGTCGGCACGATTGTGCTGGTCGCGCTGGGGGTCATTGTGCTTCCCGGCCTGCTCGACGGGCAGAAAAAACATTATCAGGATGAGTTTGCCGCCATTCCGCTGGTGCCGAAACCGGGCGATCGCGACGAGCCGGACATGATGCCTGCCGCGACGCAGGCGCTGCCGACGCAGCCGCCGGAAGGCGCCGCGGAAGAGGTGCGGGCTGGTGACGCGGCGGCGCCGTCGCTGGATCCGTCGCGCTATGCCGCCACGAACAACCCCGATCTCGCGCCAGCGCCTGTTGAGCAGCCCAGACCTAAGCCGGTTGAAAAACTGAAGCCAAAACCGCAGCCGCAGGTTGAGGCTACGCCTGCTCCGGCGGCAAAACCAGCGGCGGAGAAACCTGCGCCGACGGGCAAAGCTTACGTTGTTCAACTGGGCGCACTGAAAAACGCCGATAAGGTTAATGAAATCGTAGGGAAACTTCGTGGCGCTGGCTACCGGGTATATACTGTGCCGTCGACGCCGGTGCAGGGTAAAATCACCCGCATCCTGGTCGGGCCGGATGCCTCGCGCGACAAGCTGAAAGGATCGCTTGGCGAGCTGAAGCAGCTTTCCGGCCTGAGCGGAGTAGTGATGGGGTACAGCCCGAACTAA